ATGTAAGACCTTACTAGAGAGCCTGTTTAATTTTCCAAAAAGTGGAATCAGTAATACCTTGACATCGAAATGGAGAAAGGATTAAAAGAGTTTATGTGTAAACTCAGTAGATTTATGCTAGGGTGTACGTACTTAACTAGTGGTAGTTATCTGCATGGTTAAAATTGAAGTGCAGGGAAGAAGACTAGTCTGGCAATAGAGGGTTAGTTGGTTCTAAAATCACCCCCTTTGATTTCTGTCAGCTGCAGTttagatttagtttttatttatgtgtatatatgtctatgtggaTATGTGCAGGTGAATAAAGGTTCTTCTCTGTGTAgtacagaagaggacattggatccacAAGAGCTGGAACTGCAGGCATTTGTGAACCCTACTGACACGTGGGTATttagaactgaacttgggtcctctgtaagagcagtatgtacacttaaatgctgaaccatctctccagcctttattttactttgagagaggatctcaaaATAGTTGATAGCTTACCTTATagactgagtgctggggttataggtgagttaccatgcctggttaagtttttttttttttaatttgctcacCCAAAGTTAAAATCCAACATTATTTTTTGGTAGTTATTCATGTAAAGATCAGCCCCCTTAAAGGTATAGACTATAGTGATATCTTAGTAatattcttagttttgttttttgtcttaaaGCTCAGATGTAGCAGTATGATTAGAAATAGGTTCTGTGCTTCATCTTGGTGAATGCCAAGCCCACtatagtgttatttgttatagtacttccctttccttttttttttttttttttctttcttttttgagacagggtttctctgcatagccctgactattccttgaacttgctctgtagaccaggctggtctcaaactcatagagatcctcctgcttccgactcctgagtgctggggttaaaggcgtgcatcaccactgtcAGGCATATTCTTTTAAACTTTGTAGAAAGGCTGAGGATTTTCACCAGCATCTAGTAGATTCAAGTTTGCATGCCGTAAGGGCTGCCTTGTAATCTTTAAAACTCAGTAGTAACATTGCaactttgaaacattttttccccccagttcATCCTTTCATTAAGCAAACAATTTGTGAGAGGCCATAATGGTCAGAAAGATCAGGGCCTCACAGAACAAAAACTGGAGGTTAGGCAAAATAGCAccaaacacacatatttaaaaccaaatagtaggggctagagagatggctcagaggttaagagcttgggctgctcttccagaggttctgagttctattctcagcaaccacatggtggctcacgaccatctgtagtgggatatgatcccctcttctggtatgcaggcatacatacagatggagtactcatatacataaaataaataagtcttaaaaaaacgGTAAAAATTCTAGAAAACACTTGCAGTGTTGTGGTTTGGACCTTGAATGTCTCTCGTTGGCCCCTATGCCAAGGATTTGGGTTACTTAGCCTGTGGTGCTATTGGAAGTGGGAACCTTTTATGATATCAGGCTGTTCTCGTTTAGATCATCACAGGGACATCAGcaagtaatattaaaatataaacctgggctggagatttagctcagtgagtggtagagcgcttgctaaggccctgggttcgatcctcaactccaaaaaaaaaaaaaaaatgtaaacctaCAACCACTgtaggagagaaagagactgtgCAGCTTTATCTTTAAGATCATGTACTGTGAACCTTGTGAGATCTCACAGGAAGAGTATTGTATTCTAGTATGAGCTCGATAATTTAGCTCGgcctgaaaaacaaaagaaaccttaTAATTTAGATTGGAGGAGATAAGGATAGTGACATATGGATGAGAACCATAGACACAAGGATGGAAATCCACAGGATAGGACAGAATTAACTTTGCTGTACTTGATAGTAACTAGGCCAGCAGAAGCAAGtaaggcaggaagcataggtagGACTGATCGAAGACCAGGAAGTTGAGGTTTAGTTTGGAAATCTCCAGTGCATCTGGCAGGACACTGGGCTGTGAAGATTTATACCTTCCGCTTACAGGGATTGTCTTCACACACCCAGCGCCGTACCCGCTGTGAGAAGAGTATCTCCTGAGGATGGAGACTGCAGCCTGGCCAGCTGTTTATCTGTCCATGCCCCCATCACACCTCCAGATCTGGTGTTTTACAGCAATAGTCAGTCCTGTAGCTTTTGGAATCTTAAGACTCAGGGAATGCAAAGAAGTTCAGGAACTCTGggctctttctgatttttatctACAATCTACAATAGCGAATGCAAGATACACAAACTTATTTTAATATGCTTTCTCTTTCCTACAGGTGAGCTGAGAGAACACTTTGCTCAGTTTGGCCATATAAGAAGATGTAACATACCTTTTGTGAGTattaaaacattaacaaaaaactgttgggggtgtggagggggatatatctcagtggtagagcacttgcttcgtatgtatgaggctctgggtttgatcctcagactCAGACtgccagaagagaaaaaaagttatttaatttttgatttattttatcagcatttaaaatacattatctAATGAAGTGAAACTCTCAGAAAATCTGTTGATAAACTTGTGGGTGATACTGATTAAAGCATACAATACTTTATCACAgatatttaattaaacatttttttagctgctgctggtggtggtggtgcatgactttaatcccatcactcaaggagcataggcaggtggatctctgagctggaggccagcctggtgtatagagtGAGTTTTATGACAAGCTAGGACTACACAggcaaaccctgtctccaaaaacaaaacaaagaaattatgcTAAAATtgcataatttcctttttaacaattttaaaaagatttatttatcatgtatatagtggtctgtttgcatgtatgactgcacgtcagaagagggcacctgtagatgtaaccaaccgtcttattaaataagaaacacagaaacaatgtaaaagagaaagtcgagaggtcagagctcagagctaaatctcacccttccttctgctgtcccagcttcgcgaaaagagcaccatctctccagcctctggcaaaattcttttaaaatttgtgtttttgagacaagacctcactatgtagctcaagctgtccTCAAAATTACTATTCCcgaactcacaattctcctgtctcagttttgAGTGAtgggcttacaggcatgtgctaccatgttcCCGTTTGGCAGCAAAGGTGTTTCTCTTAGTGTGTTAGGACGGTCACATTTAATATCGTACTGGTGACAGCCCATTCCCCTTTGCCATAGATCCTGATTGGGGAAGCTGTTTCTTATCATGTTTGctataatttgtctttttttttcccttcaagacagggtttctctgtgtagttttggtgcctgtcctggaactcactctgtagcccaggctggcctcaaactcagagatccacctggctctgcctcctgagtgctgggattaagggcgtgcaccaccgccggcAGCGGCCCATATTTTGTCTTACTAAGTTACATATTCTGACTCCAGTTCTATggcatctaatgccctcttctggactccatggttACCCATGTACATATGGCATACATTTACACAGGCACATAAACATCAAAACTGAGCATACGATGACAGAGGTAGTGGTGACAAAGTTCACTGGTCTCAGAAATGACCAGATGCAACTAAGTTTGGGGTTTTTTCCAGCTCGTAGTAAGTAGTTCATTAGAAACAAGGAAACAGTGAAATGAGTACTTCAGTGGTCCGTTTCCTTTGACCGTTAGAGGTTTGCTTCTAGACCTTTTGACCATGTTAAGTGCACTGTTCTTCTGATCTGCATCTAGAAAGATAGGGAAAGCTTTGTTCCTATTTCCTCTATTGCCAGTAGGCAAGCAGGATAATGCTAGAATTTAGCCTTGGGCAACCAGGAGGGTATGTAGTAAGGGTTACCGATATGCATTGTCTGTGATCCAATTCTGGTGAATGAAAAAGTTGGTAGCTTTATATGGGTGGAGCTAATGGAAACTTTATCAAGTTCTTAGTTAAttcttttctattatattttcacTTTTAGGACAAAGAGACTGGCTTTCACAGAGGCATGGGTTGGGTTCAGTTTTCCTCAAGGGAAGAACTTCAGAGTGCACTGCAGCAGGAAAATCACATTATTGATGGAGTAAAGGTAAGTATTTCTGTTGACATTTGTTCCATGTcgctttttaaaaagcagttggTGTCCTATAAGGTCGCTGAGGAAAGTACATGAAgaccctgttatttttggtgcgAGGGCTTGACTCCAGAGCGCTGCACATAAGAGAAGCACATGTTCCACTGAGTGTTCTTCCCCATGGAAGACCCTCTGACAGTTTGTCCAGGCGGACGAACGCAGAAGGGTGGAAACAGGAGTGTAGGCAGATGGGCTGACATCTTGCCTTTCCCCCAGACGAAGAAGTTTTAGTTGATTACCAGAGGGAAGACACCAACCACCTGAGTCTCTCATAAAATGGTATCCTTACAAATAGGTAAATTCTGCTTTTAATGTTTCTGATAAGCATTACCTTTTCACACAGTGCTTTCCCCCCCTACAGGTCCATGTTCAAGCTCAGAAATCAAGGGTTTTGCAAGAAGAGGCTCAAACATCTGATGAAGAGAAAGACTTCTGAGATTATTGTCTTAGCCAGTAAATAAAAGTAACTGAGACTTTTTctcaatgtttttatttgaaacaagAGCTGCACTAAGCAAGACCTTAGTTTCCCCACTGCGAGGCCAAACAGAACGACAGGGCAAATACGTTTGGTGGCATAGTTCCAGTGTGTGGACGTTATCCTACTCACCGTCTGGGGTAATTTTACTCATAAAGTTCTTACACAAAGTGTTACCCCTGGATTAGCAGGTGTCACACACAAGGAAGTGGTCTTCATTCTGTGCAGGGCAGTATTTCCTATAAGTGCTGCACGGTGGGAGAAGCACAAACATAacccattctttaaaaaaactaatcCAAAGTAGAATATTCAACCCCCCATCTCCTGGAATAAAAAGTAGTGCTGGGATCTATCGCCCAGATTTGGTTTTTATCCTGATCATTTACAAAGGGTTTCCCAATGACTTGCATCATTAGGTTGTTGAATAAGAGTTCATTTGCTCTGAAGAGAGGCCTATCTACTCCTTCCTCCGCTTCTTGCCTTCATGCTCATGTTCCTTCGGGCGACTGCTATCAGAGGGTCTTTTAGAACCACCGTGCTGTTTGGCTTCTTCCAAAAATTTGTCCAAACCAAAAGGATCTTCCTCAAACTGAACTGGTCCCTCTCGGCCTCTCAGTCTACGGTCTGAACCAGAAAACTCCTTATCAGGAACGAATctaggggagaaagagaagaggtcaTGAACTACCTTTGTTTTACTGGTGTAACGGGACAGTCAACTGTCTGTTTTGGTACCTGTTGGTCTTTATCCTGGTCTCTAGGTCATCACCATACATATCCTTGTCCAGATTTTTACTCGGCCTGTAGATACTTTGAGCCATATCTTTACCGCCTCTCCAGGCCTGATCATACACATTATAAATTTCATCTTCTCCATCTGCAAATCCACTGTCCATACCCTGTGGAAAAATAAAtgacactaaataaaaatgtgtatttatccAAAGCTGAATCTGAATACTTGTGAGGAATTAACACTTCCAAGTTTacagataattttcaaaaaatcCCAATTGCAACAT
Above is a genomic segment from Peromyscus leucopus breed LL Stock chromosome 14, UCI_PerLeu_2.1, whole genome shotgun sequence containing:
- the LOC114697706 gene encoding SRA stem-loop-interacting RNA-binding protein, mitochondrial; protein product: MAASAVSRAMALQTRAGRHIAFIRKIPWTAAASELREHFAQFGHIRRCNIPFDKETGFHRGMGWVQFSSREELQSALQQENHIIDGVKVHVQAQKSRVLQEEAQTSDEEKDF